Genomic window (Theileria annulata chromosome 4, complete sequence, *** SEQUENCING IN PROGRESS ***):
ATTATGGAATTTTGAAATTACCTTGATGTATTTAACTATGTCAAAGTCTCTCAATTCACTTATCCACCTCGAACGGTCAGGAAACGATGTTGAATGATGCAGCTTTAACTGGATCTTGTTCGCTGACTCTGTGGACTCAGTTTTTACTATACTTGGTGGGGGTTCAACTTGGGTTCCTGGCATTTTCAGGGAACTTATGACGCACAGCGAGTCAACCTCCTGGTCCTCCTTTTCCTATAAACATTAATTTGCATGACTTGTACCTGCAAGTCATGTATTGTGGTATCCAACAGCTTCCTTTTGCGATAATTTTCAGCTAAAAATACTTGTTGGTTTACAGTAAGGTACCTTTAGCTTCGATTTCTTCATCAGTGGATCTCGGACCTGGACTTGAGGGCAAATTTAATGATACAGACTGACACTCATTTATGATATTCAGTGAGTGTTCGTTAAAACGATCTACTAAAACTCCTCTAGTTTCGTCTAGGCTAAAACTTTTTCCAAATTTCTTGTTCACTTCCATATATTTCCTATTGCGATCCACTAAAAGTTGATTTCATAAGAACTAAATTACCCTTCTTTAAGTCTTCAAATGTTATTACCTCACTGGAAGGGTCTGCAATCCTTAATATGTGGTTCGCATCCAGTTTCTTTGGCGGTTTTCTTATTGGGATCCCCTTGATTTCCTCATAGAGTATCTTATCTTCCGGAACCTTCTCGTTGATCAAGTTGTAAAAGTATCGGGACTGGAGTATTCTCTTCCAAAAGTTCTCTTCTGGGAATTTCTTTTCCACCACTAACTTATTATAGAGGTTTCTAATGGTTTCATCTTCTGAAAGGAGTGTATCTGTGAGTTGTTTCGAGTATACATACACATTTTGTGAATTGACGAGTGTTGACGCTGGAGGAATTGACAGGAACCCTTCCAAGTTTGACCTCGCTAAAATTCATGATTACATATGTTTTTACCTTTTTGTTGCGATATGTTTGTTTTTAGTTCAGTTTTATGATGTTCCCAGAAATCTTTGGATGGAATTAACCCCTCCGAGCCATCTTCTGATCCCACTAGGCTATTGTAGATCCTTAACAGTTTTTCGTTTGAATCTAGGACAGCCTTCTTGGCCTCTTCATAGTTTTCTTCAACAACTTTTGGTGTTTTGGATTCCTGAGTTGGTGTAGTTACGCTTAGAGGTTTCGGCGAGGGCTTTGTAACTTCTTGCTCTTTCGGTAACTGACGGGATTTGGTTGAACACTCTGATAATAAGCTAGAAAATTCCTCTAAACGTTCTCTATCATCAATGAAATCCGCGACAACCACTGGTTTCAGAAGAATGTCATAGTCGGATATTTCTAAACCAATTAACTATGTGTATTGGATTTATGGTACCTGAAGTGAGTTTTATTGAGGATTCTTTGAAGGATAACCTAACTTTCGGAGTCTTTTTAGACTTTTCCGACCTTATCCAGTTCGACAGTGACCATTTATATGTGACGTTATCGGCTGTGAACAacaaatcaaaattatttatcaatattGTGCCCTTAATCCCTTCAACGAGtacattttcaaatttgtACTCTGacattaataattagaGACATATATATGGAGGgaaacattaatttaaaatgattattAAACATTGGCACTACAATCAGAACATTTCTGATGTGTAATCGTATTTACTCCTTGGAACAAAAGAATTATATGTATTTGAGCTAAGTCCTGATATTGGTAATTTAGTATCTTCTGTTTTAAATATCGACCCTTCCTTCTTTCCCGTCATATATCCCGGTTTGTTTTTGGTTCCAGActaaaatgtgtattaaaatttaaaaattcgTTACCTTCTTTTGGAATTTTCTCCAATTACTTGCTCTTTTATATGattcttcatcttctttttgtgatttttgttgttttttGAGTGTTTGGACCAATTTTCTCTTTCTCAATTTCTCCTTTTCGTTATCCGTTTTTTtgattattaaattctCTGGAATAACATAACCAGCTGGAGTTACTATTTCTTTAACTTCCTTGATTTTGGTTTCTGTTCTAATTTTAAGTCTGATCTAAACTGTTTTAACTCTTTTTTGACTTACTCTATCTCTTTGTACTTCTTCGGAAGTATTATAATCTTTATATGTTACAATATATCCCTTTTCTGTTTGCCgatttataatacaatCATACCAACGcctaaataaatatatgtaaCCATCTTCATACCCATCTTCACCGTACAGCGCCTGAACTAAGGATCCAGGTTTGCACTGTGCAGGTAATGGAGGCTCTAACAATCTCAGGTCCTTAAGACAAAGGCTACACTTTTCTCGTGACCCTAGCAATTCAATAACTGTCAAATCATTTGGCTAAACGaattatattataccaGTTAAGTACCTGGTCTCCCATAACTTGGACGACTTCTCCATATTTTTGTTTCCCATTGTACAGTACAACACATGTGCGTCCTAAATCATTTTTGATAGTGGAGCTCTAACCTATGAAAATTGATGTTGTAATATCTACATCCTTAATATCTTCCAGGTGGATAACACCTTGCTTCAAAAGTTCTAAAAAAACTTTGACAAACAACAAAATACCTTCATTGGATTGCTTGTACTTGATTAAATCATTGGTGAGAATAATAACTTCATTTAAATCTCTTTTAAGGGAAATTAATTCTTGGTTTTCTGGGTCTTGCTTTAAAGAATCCTCTACTGTAGCCAATTGTTTTTGATATTCATCCAAATTGGCCTAAATTATGGTATAGATGGTTGATATAATACCTTGAGATCATCAATGGTCTCAGCTTCATCCATTTAATAACTAAACAGAAACAAAGCtttattataaatcaataaaGAAACTTAAAATCCATTgaaagttttaaaattaaataatatgaaaatgTAGAATAAGATTGTACATGATATAACAACAATAAGTTAAATTAAAGACAtagaaaaatatatattaatgatttgaATAATAAGAGAATCAAATTGTTCAAGTACTTCCTCATATGTCATcatcatatttatttggTAGCCTGACACAGTAGATTCTACATTTTAAGTAAACTCTGTATATTAAGTTAAACAATTTTCTCACACTTgaattgaatattttttgtaGAAAATGTCTGTTGTTAAGTCTCTTAAAGCCCGGGAAATTCTCGGTAAGTAGATCCTTTTGTgttaataacaatttttagATTCCAGAGGAAATCCCACCGTTGAAGTCGATCTAGTCACCGAAGCCGGCCTGTTTAGAGCAGCCTGTCCATCAGGAGCCTCAACTGGAATTTATGAAGCCTTAGAATTGCGAGATGGAGACAAAAGCCGTTATTTGGGTAAAGGTGTACTGAAAGCAGTTGAAAATGTTAACACAGTCGTGAAAAATGCAGTTGTAGGATTCGATACGTTGAATCAGAAGGAATTAGATACCTTGATGGTACAGAAATTGGACGGCACGCAGAATGAATGGGGATACTGTAAGTCAAAACTTGGAGCAAACGCAATCTTGGTAGTATCAATGGCAGCAGCCAGAGCAGCAGCAGCCAAAAAGGGAGTCCCACTCTACGTTCATCTAGCTCAACTGGCAGGAAAACCGACAGACAGATTTGTATTGCCAGTACCATGCTTGAACGTTATTAACGGAGGATCACACGCTGGAAACAGCCTGGCTATGCAAGAGTTTATGATCCTGCCAACTGGAGCCAACACTTTTAGAGAAGCATTGCAAATGGGGGCAGAAGTTTATCACACCCTGAAATCGGTCATAAAGAAGAAGTACGGCCAAGACGCAACAAACGTGGGAGATGAAGGAGGCTTTGCACCCAATATCAAATCAGCAGAAGAGGCTCTAGATCTCCTAGTTGATGCAGTTAAAAAGGCTGGATTTGAAGGGAAAGTCAATTTTGCCATGGATGTCGCAGCATCAGAATTCTATGTGAAAGAGAAGTCATCATACAACCTTGGATTCAAATGCGAAAAGGAACTCCTGAAAACTGGAGACGAAATGGTTGAATATTACACAAGCCTGTGTGAAAAATACCCAATTGTTTCCATAGAGGACCCTTTCGACCAAGATGACTGGGAATGCTACAACAAGCTTACGTCAAAGCTTGGACAAAAGGTCCAGATTGTGGGAGATGATCTTCTCGTAACAAACCCCAAAAGGATTCAAACGGCACTGGAAAAGAAGGCTTGCAACGCACTTTTGCTCAAAGTAAACCAGATTGGATCAGTGACTGAGTCAGTTGAAGCCTGCTTACTGGCCCACAAAAACAATTGGGGAGTCATGGTTTCACATAGATCAGGTGAAACTGAGGACACATTTATTGCAGACTTGGTGGTGGGACTTTCAACAGGTCAAATCAAAACAGGAGCACCATGCAGGAGTGAAAGAAACGCCAAGTATAACCAGCTTTTGCGCATCGAAGAAGAGCTTGGACCCAAGGCCACCTACGCAGGAGTTAACTTCAGAAACTTGTCCCACTAATCTATTTGTATGTGTTATTCCCaattactaatactaaatGTATCCAAATATTTGTTTGTCAATGAGCTTTAGCCCTAGTTTACATGCCAAATTTAATATGCATTTTACTCCCTGATACACAAGtgttttaaataaaattttatataaacaatAGTAAGACGAACATGAAGGATAACTGTTCGGGCTTAAAACAGAGCAAAATCCACCTGTGTTACTGTAACTCAGATAAATGTTTATTAAACAGGGGGTTCTGTTTTAGGAGTGACGTGTGCGAAAATGGACTCCACAGGCAAAGGTGCTGCAGGCCATGCATGGTAAATATAGCCAACGGACGGTTAAATGGAGGAGcactaaataataatatagatACTAAAAACAAATTGATAGAAAAAACAAAGGAAACTGAGGGAGCCAAACCGAATACAAGTGAGTCTAAAAAAAAGCTAGAGGATTAcaaaaataacataattGCAAAGAAACCTTGGGTCACTCCGATCAAAATAGCAAGCATGGATAAACCAGAAGAAAGCTCTACAAAGAAGAAACAGACTAAAAGAGTTAATAGCTCAGTGAAAGAGAagggaaataaattaaaagtgGACGGTTCAGTAAAAACGAAAACGGATAAAAGTTCAAAAAGTGGAACGAATAAGGTTAAAAAGGAAACGAGAAAGGAGAATGAGGAAAACCCAAAGAATTGTGAAGCCGATAATGAGAATATATATGTTTCATACTCGTTAAAAGGATATCTCAggataaaatcaaaaaataaGGTGGAAATATGTGACAAATATTACACAAGAAGCAGGGAAATATGCGATGTAAGTAATTGTGTATGTGCAAATGATGAAAGTGACATAACTGTAGAGGAAACATCGTGTAATTGTTGGGAAGATTGCGGAATATTGGAAGATGAGTACCTAGAAGAACAAGATGAATACAACAGCTGCAGATGTTTGGGTTGATGGAAGAGTATTGATTAAGAATTAAGGTGTAAAATAATGCCAATAAAAATTCAGAAATAAGAaaacataattttttaaatttttagcaaaaaatagttaataaGTTTTGTCATTACCACCTCATATTATCATCGATGTTATTGACTTTACAAGATtcctttaatttaatattttccagccatgtatatataatatttaaaatgtgtttaaAGTTTGAAACTTTAAAGCAAATCGCAACATTACATCTCCACAAATGGAATATACGGTAACAGATATGGATATAAATACTCTAGAATACCTATCTCTGGAGTATCTGTCCAGCCAAATCGAGCCAGTCGAGTACAATACaatgtattataaaataatggaaGAAAATGGTATATCGAGTAAAGAAATAAACGTAATTTTATCAGGtcataaataaaattttaggtAAATTTGTGGATTCGACTGTATTCTAACAGAAATGTACTGATTCTAATCAACGAAGAGTTCGAAGAATATCTAAAAAGTAACTTTCAGAAGACAAAAAAGAGAAGtaaaactaatttattGAACATAGATATAAACGGATTCGAATTAAATGAACTAGCGGAACACGTCCCAGAAACAAGACTTTTGTGCTCAAATACCTACAGAATCAAGAGCTTGAACCTTGTTCTATATGAGCAGGTGGTAAAAACAAACGATCGCTTCAAGCTAGTAATGCTAATAGCATCGAAAAGATACTCAGGTATGTGTATTGAATATTGACATTGTAATAGGATACTGGCAATCAGACCTTATTAATGAATCGAAAATCTCACCCAGAGACTTGTTTTCATTATTGAACTCTTTATGTAAAATAGGACTTGTATACAAGCTGACAATACCCCAAAATAGAATATCTAAAATACTGGTAAATAACATCAGTGAAAATTGTGTTATAAAGTACGATAACAACACCGAAACTCAGGATTCTCCATTAGATGTAGCACCAAAAACACAAAATTCCGCTTCCATTTGTTTCTTTCACAAGTATTTCATACTGGATAAAATACCAAAGTTCATAAGAACAATGTGCATGGGAGAGGCCACAAAAAACTATGAATCAACGATGCTGGAGATTCTAGAAAaggaagaaaataatattctgTTAGAGTCCGACTGGAAAACATCATACTATAACTTAGCATTCCATGAACTGGGACAGATTAATACAAGAATAGATAACCACATCATCTCCAGAAGCTACTTGTATTTTAGAAAGTCGCTCGAGCTCAAGAACAAAATCGCACTCATCTTCGCATGGTGTCCTCAGACAAAAAAGTTTGAAAGATGTATAATGTTAATCAAGAACCCAAAcgatataaaaatgaagatgaaaAGCTCAAATATACTCCATGTACTAAACCTGAAGAGCGATACACAAATGAACGAAAACTCTGAAGAAGACCTAACAGAGTCAACACCGTTTAATCTAAATGGACATTCAATACAGGAATATGtatactatataataaaactatCAAGAAATGGAATAACAGCGAAAGATATAAACAACTATGTACCaatcaaatataaacaGCTCTcaaaactaattttatatatggAATCAGTAGGGTTGATAAGAAAGGAAACGGAAAGAGATGGGAAGATTTTTATGTATAGGTACTACACAACAGATAGTAAAACACCACTAGTCAAAACAGAGGTTATAGAAAGATTAGATACTTCATACATGAACGACATTGAACCAGATTTCGATTCAACATTTACACGAACATCAGATAAAACTAGCTTTAACAATGTTGAATACGctcaaaaaaattatacGCAATTTCTAAACAGCCAGAAAGATAAATATTCAGAAGAGTCTGTATACCAACAGGACTTTGAACGGATATTCGGAAACCTACAGCTCCCAAAGCAAGTAAACACAACCCTGTTCAAAAAAAGGATGGTCCTGATGAAAAATTACCTGGACTATTTCAAAGCAGCAACGTTTTCAAACATATCGAGCTTCTATGGAGATGTGGAGAGAAGCCAAACAAAAGCAGATAGAAAAACAGCAGTGAGAATAGCAAATTTTGTTCTAGAGgagttaaaatatttaaaaattttaagatgCGAGGAATTGAAAGGAGCAAATCTGCCGCTAACAATCCTGTTTGATTCAAGACATTTTAATGATAAGGAAGCATACAAttatattagaaataacataaatatGAAGAGAAACATTATCTCAGTACACACATCAGCATTGAAATCGAGAGTAAATGATCATTTTAAGAGCCCAGAAGTTGCAAATAATTTCCAAGAAGATTCTATAGATATACTGGATTCCACACCTGAAAATAAGGAGATGATAAACTTTAACATACAGGTGCCGTGTTTGGTAAGAAACATATCAGTAAACCAGCAAAAAATAGAGgttaatttagaaaattcaATGGGTTTTAGTCAGAAGGTGTTATCATCAAACGGTTATATTTTCCCAATAATGACGAGAATTAAACTGTTACACTCATTTTTGGTTGAAAACTTTAGTGAAAGTAGATTCACAACATTGGAAGTTTTGAGTAAAATGACGCTTGAAAAGTATTTCCAACTGATAGGATGTGGATATACACTGGAGAAAGTTactaagtatataaatgaaaatgtattaaatcTACCGgatgaatatataaaagtGTTATTAAACAGTAGAAGAGATCCAATCATAATATTGAATAACCAATTGAACTTTCTATATAGAATCAAACTGTTGTTATTCATGTCAGAACCAGTTGAGTCAAGTAAGAATGATGAAGTAGAAACATCTAGTGGTGAACATTTAAATGGGAAAGTGTTAAAGAATAGTGAAGTGGAAAAGAAAGAATTTATATGGGAATTGATTAAAGAAGTGGAACTGTATGATTATGTAAATAACCAGGTTGTGGgaaaatatgaaattacAACTGAATTTGAGCTATATTGGCAAAATTTAAAGGTACAAGTGGattcatatattaataGTGATCTGGAGATACCGCCTAAAATACTAAAGGTGAAGGAAGTGTTTGTAAAGAAGAATTGGAAAaaagttatatacctaacAAGCACAATTAAGTATGAACTTGACCAGATAATAACAATATGGCTCTCGCTGAGTTGCAACTCACTTCACTACAAAAGTTTGATTAAGCTGTTCCATATGCcaatagaaataataaacaagCTCTCCAGTAAATTCAAGATAAATAACACACAAATCTACTCATACCTAGTCAGTAAAATCAAGAGTAACAAGTATGACCCAGAAGTGGAGGATGATAGAATACTCAACAAAATACTAACGAACATTCACAAAGATAACGAAATACTATGGATAGCAAGATACGTGATATCggaaaaattaataaatcaaattttcttaaattttcttaaaaatgattataaTAGTGTTATAAAGGACCAAGATTGTGAAAATGAGATTTCTACGAATACCAATGATATCATCGATAAGTTTCAGAGTTTTCTAACCAAAAATACATTGGATAAATCAGAAGAATGTTCGCAGAACAGAAAACCACTGGACGTATGGAACTATCTTCACATACTATTTAAACACAAGTACACAGTTAACGAGTGTAAAATCATATTCGACTACATAATCAACAAGTCAAACTTCAATTTGAGGATACTGAAAAAGCTAagaaatatgaatataaatgaaatagTGCACTACACAATGAAAAAATCACACACAAACGTGTCGAACATTTACAACACCACACCAACTAATGCAATATTTAAAACCACAAGTTATCTCGTTGACCCAAAGAAAGTTTCCAATGACTTTGATATCATGATAAACACGCTTAGATTAAAATGCATACTATTCACATCATTATCAAGTAAGGGAAGCCAATTGGTAAACAATATAGACCCGAAAGATTTTAAACAAGTTTTAAAAAGGTGGTCTGATCACAGATGGATAGTAAAAAGCAAACAAAAGACTAACTTGTTTAAGGTATACAAATTGTCCAACCTGTCAAAGCTTAAACTGTTTCCAAAGTACTCAACCATTTATCATCTAGGAACACAACTTCTGTCATACATTTACCTGTTTGGTTATAACACAACTTATAGTAATCCAATTAATCAAAGACTAGGAATGATGCCATATTATCCCAATGAGTATAGAGAAACTACACTCACCATGAAGATAGATCTAGGACTAGAATTGGAACTTGATCCAAGACCTGATAATAACTCTTCATTTCTGTCGAACAATATTTCTGTGATAAAAAACTGCCTAGATTTGGACTTTTACACCATTTTCAATATACTGGAGAACTTCAAAATCGTAAAGTTCGAACCGAAGTGGAATAACCAATCAAACACCCAAGTCAGCGTTAAATCGGGCTATTCCCGCTTCATAGAAGGAGGAATATCAAAGCATATCAAAAgtatgaaaaataaaatgtcaATAAGTCAAGTGGAAGCAAACATAAACTCAGTACAGGCAAATCTTAGATCACACaactatataaatgaatacTCTAGACAGAATGTAATACCCAAGGCGATGGTATGTGAAAATGAACTAACTGACATATTGAATCCTTTACAGTTTGAAAGTTCATACCCAGAAACATTTGATTCTCCAAAAAATACAAGgaaaacatttaaaaatgtattgGAAGTGATAGATTATCTAATGAATTTGTTTATGCTGAAAGAGGTTCCGGCAGATCTTGAAAGTAGTTTTAGTAAAATAGTACAAATAGTTAAGAGTTCAGGAACACATGGGATTTCTCACAAGAAGCttaaatttggatttgAGTACATGAATGAGAAGAAAACCTCTAACAAAAGAAAATGCCGTGAAGATTTACTTTCAAATAATGATTTCTCACCTGATTCATTGGTTAGAATTCTGGTTTATGCAGCGGCAATGCTAAGGCTTCTGATAATGGTACCGAATGGAACagaatatttgtatatatactGGGAGTACTGTAAGGATCTATTTATCAACAAACAAGAGAAAAATGAACTAAACAAGATTGAAGAAGAAGGATTGGTTAGAAAGAAGCCTGATTATGTACCGGAACTAATGTGGATAATATGGGAAAGAGATGCATTTGATATATTAGAGGGGGAAATGGAACAATTTCTTGGGAATATAAAGGAATTGTTTCCGGAAGATACGGAATCTTACTCAAACACACTAAAGTCGACATCCCAAAACACATTCGTAAAAC
Coding sequences:
- a CDS encoding uncharacterized protein (SMART pfam:BSD (PF03909) at aa 212-260, E()=3.10e-03); its protein translation is MSEYKFENVLVEGIKGTILINNFDLLFTADNVTYKWSLSNWIRSEKSKKTPKVRLSFKESSIKLTSEISDYDILLKPVVVADFIDDRERLEEFSSLLSECSTKSRQLPKEQEVTKPSPKPLSVTTPTQESKTPKVVEENYEEAKKAVLDSNEKLLRIYNSLVGSEDGSEGLIPSKDFWEHHKTELKTNISQQKARSNLEGFLSIPPASTLVNSQNVYVYSKQLTDTLLSEDETIRNLYNKLVVEKKFPEENFWKRILQSRYFYNLINEKVPEDKILYEEIKGIPIRKPPKKLDANHILRIADPSSEVITFEDLKKVDRNRKYMEVNKKFGKSFSLDETRGVLVDRFNEHSLNIINECQSVSLNLPSSPGPRSTDEEIEAKAENYRKRKLLDTTIHDLQEKEDQEVDSLCVISSLKMPGTQVEPPPSIVKTESTESANKIQLKLHHSTSFPDRSRWISELRDFDIVKYIKDSKLDLKVSKKMFVVNTKLCQSEKLISSPQCTKIYKTNNKLIYNFIVEFDPNTVKLMTEIHQELMEVLQMYYKTLMPEEEKRSNLLSILRMIKHRIESMNDVGISSKTVKALQSGMLDQITAAESYDLKLRSYVAKLRSQRNK
- a CDS encoding enolase, putative (Tap579b07.q1c.C.cand.55 - score = 47.87;~SMART pfam:enolase_N (PF03952) at aa 3-139, E()=9.70e-67; pfam:enolase (PF00113) at aa 149-441, E()=1.80e-199), with the translated sequence MSVVKSLKAREILDSRGNPTVEVDLVTEAGLFRAACPSGASTGIYEALELRDGDKSRYLGKGVLKAVENVNTVVKNAVVGFDTLNQKELDTLMVQKLDGTQNEWGYCKSKLGANAILVVSMAAARAAAAKKGVPLYVHLAQLAGKPTDRFVLPVPCLNVINGGSHAGNSLAMQEFMILPTGANTFREALQMGAEVYHTLKSVIKKKYGQDATNVGDEGGFAPNIKSAEEALDLLVDAVKKAGFEGKVNFAMDVAASEFYVKEKSSYNLGFKCEKELLKTGDEMVEYYTSLCEKYPIVSIEDPFDQDDWECYNKLTSKLGQKVQIVGDDLLVTNPKRIQTALEKKACNALLLKVNQIGSVTESVEACLLAHKNNWGVMVSHRSGETEDTFIADLVVGLSTGQIKTGAPCRSERNAKYNQLLRIEEELGPKATYAGVNFRNLSH
- a CDS encoding uncharacterized protein (Tap579b07.q1c.C.cand.56 - score = 22.74) — its product is MKDNCSGLKQSKIHLCYCNSDKCLLNRGFCFRSDVCENGLHRQRCCRPCMVNIANGRLNGGALNNNIDTKNKLIEKTKETEGAKPNTSESKKKLEDYKNNIIAKKPWVTPIKIASMDKPEESSTKKKQTKRVNSSVKEKGNKLKVDGSVKTKTDKSSKSGTNKVKKETRKENEENPKNCEADNENIYVSYSLKGYLRIKSKNKVEICDKYYTRSREICDVSNCVCANDESDITVEETSCNCWEDCGILEDEYLEEQDEYNSCRCLG
- a CDS encoding uncharacterized protein (Tap579b07.q1c.C.cand.57 - score = 115.92;~SMART pfam:Yeast_VAR1 (PF05316) at aa 844-1154, E()=5.60e-02), translating into MEYTVTDMDINTLEYLSLEYLSSQIEPVEYNTMYYKIMEENGISSKEINVNLWIRLYSNRNVLILINEEFEEYLKSNFQKTKKRSKTNLLNIDINGFELNELAEHVPETRLLCSNTYRIKSLNLVLYEQVVKTNDRFKLVMLIASKRYSGYWQSDLINESKISPRDLFSLLNSLCKIGLVYKLTIPQNRISKILVNNISENCVIKYDNNTETQDSPLDVAPKTQNSASICFFHKYFILDKIPKFIRTMCMGEATKNYESTMLEILEKEENNILLESDWKTSYYNLAFHELGQINTRIDNHIISRSYLYFRKSLELKNKIALIFAWCPQTKKFERCIMLIKNPNDIKMKMKSSNILHVLNLKSDTQMNENSEEDLTESTPFNLNGHSIQEYVYYIIKLSRNGITAKDINNYVPIKYKQLSKLILYMESVGLIRKETERDGKIFMYRYYTTDSKTPLVKTEVIERLDTSYMNDIEPDFDSTFTRTSDKTSFNNVEYAQKNYTQFLNSQKDKYSEESVYQQDFERIFGNLQLPKQVNTTLFKKRMVLMKNYLDYFKAATFSNISSFYGDVERSQTKADRKTAVRIANFVLEELKYLKILRCEELKGANLPLTILFDSRHFNDKEAYNYIRNNINMKRNIISVHTSALKSRVNDHFKSPEVANNFQEDSIDILDSTPENKEMINFNIQVPCLVRNISVNQQKIEVNLENSMGFSQKVLSSNGYIFPIMTRIKLLHSFLVENFSESRFTTLEVLSKMTLEKYFQLIGCGYTLEKVTKYINENVLNLPDEYIKVLLNSRRDPIIILNNQLNFLYRIKLLLFMSEPVESSKNDEVETSSGEHLNGKVLKNSEVEKKEFIWELIKEVELYDYVNNQVVGKYEITTEFELYWQNLKVQVDSYINSDLEIPPKILKVKEVFVKKNWKKVIYLTSTIKYELDQIITIWLSLSCNSLHYKSLIKLFHMPIEIINKLSSKFKINNTQIYSYLVSKIKSNKYDPEVEDDRILNKILTNIHKDNEILWIARYVISEKLINQIFLNFLKNDYNSVIKDQDCENEISTNTNDIIDKFQSFLTKNTLDKSEECSQNRKPLDVWNYLHILFKHKYTVNECKIIFDYIINKSNFNLRILKKLRNMNINEIVHYTMKKSHTNVSNIYNTTPTNAIFKTTSYLVDPKKVSNDFDIMINTLRLKCILFTSLSSKGSQLVNNIDPKDFKQVLKRWSDHRWIVKSKQKTNLFKVYKLSNLSKLKLFPKYSTIYHLGTQLLSYIYLFGYNTTYSNPINQRLGMMPYYPNEYRETTLTMKIDLGLELELDPRPDNNSSFLSNNISVIKNCLDLDFYTIFNILENFKIVKFEPKWNNQSNTQVSVKSGYSRFIEGGISKHIKSMKNKMSISQVEANINSVQANLRSHNYINEYSRQNVIPKAMVCENELTDILNPLQFESSYPETFDSPKNTRKTFKNVLEVIDYLMNLFMLKEVPADLESSFSKIVQIVKSSGTHGISHKKLKFGFEYMNEKKTSNKRKCREDLLSNNDFSPDSLVRILVYAAAMLRLLIMVPNGTEYLYIYWEYCKDLFINKQEKNELNKIEEEGLVRKKPDYVPELMWIIWERDAFDILEGEMEQFLGNIKELFPEDTESYSNTLKSTSQNTFVKLDGHIDVHLVGFLSLKIFCMVKDKPGITVHQIWKDLVILDECEVEVLVESMVLEKILSVKKINVQNLSNSTFESVKGSEGGVVHNLYYPQETSFVVWKFKKLLLSE